Below is a window of Humulus lupulus chromosome 9, drHumLupu1.1, whole genome shotgun sequence DNA.
atagctcgaacacacccacattataatgtggtcttaacaatttatcaccgACAGGCatacaagtatacaattataccctcaacgggcctaattaccatcacacccctgtgataaaaatgtgaacccatatgcatgcatttaacatcatattataatataattgacatttacatgtatattatcaactaatgacataattaagtaagtatggccctcccggcctactaatcccgccattaaaccacatcagagaatgcataaatatttatatagaataatataatatacacattatctagaaaaaaaatataatgtttcatataatgctaacacatattctacttcaatctaaatatatttctccttaattaaaataatatttacttttatattacattttttctttgttattagtttgttatatttttattgttttgcttaaagtaTATCagtttgttgtacatttaattattttgttaaacactctatggttatgagatttattatgaatctttcttaattataatatttaattgttaaattatttggcgatattatttggcgataggtataaaccgctcacaccgcaccacaccgcatttttgcggtgcggtttgaggtctatgcggtgcgggttgcagtttgtaaaattgttcaaaccgcGTATGCAGTGCAGtccaaaaaattaaagaaaaaccgCACCACCCGCATCACGAACACccctaattaaattaaattaatgttagACTAAAAATGAAAATTGTCATAATTTGTGTTgattaaataaaaacaaacaaaaaatagaTAATGAAATTTATAGCGAAAGCAAAATAaagatataaaaatataaatttaatatgtttatgcacTATGTGATGAGAAGCTAAAAATTTGGGGGAAATAAGCAAGAACATATTTGGTACAAGGCCATTAGAGGCTCTAGCAACATACACAACCTAACAAATCAGCAGCCAATCTCCAATCTGGCAGGGGTTTAACACCTTGAAGGAAATTAACAACAGCCAGACAATCAGAGAAGATAGTAACTGAAGACCAATTCAGCTCCTGAGCAAACTTGCAGGCCAACAAAATAGCATTCACTTCAGCCTCCATAGAGGAACACCCAGCAAAGGCCATTGTCAAAAACTTTAATACATTGATTCTCTCTCTCATCTCAAGAAAATGGTGTAATTACATTATGGTCTCTATGACGTTTATAATGATGGAAAGCTTTCTGGTTTATGATCCCTTCAGTATTGAGGAACCATGAAACTAAGTCAAGAGTCGAGCTCAATTGGAACATCTCCAATCTAATAGACCAGGGAGAGCCGAACCAGATTGCTTTTGTCATAGGACACTCATTGGTCAAGTGTAGAACAGATTCTTTCGTAGTGTGACAGAAAATGCAATTCCCATTATCATTGTTGAATATAGTATTATCCACACTTTAAGATTTAAGGTCAAAATAAAAAGATTCTTCTGTAATTAATGACCTAAACAAACTACTTGATAAGAATTCGATTATTGCATAACTTTTCCTAGTAACGAAAAGGTAAaacaaaatttaaagaaaaaactcACTAGGGAAAATTGTTGGATGTCAGGTGGAGGTTTGATAGTAAGAGAGGCAGACAGAGAGGGAGAGCTGAGCCTCTTGGCACTGAGATCGTTTCAAAACGGTTCCGGAGCTGGAACATAGGCTCTTTACAGCCTCGTACTGTTCCGGACAGGTCGTCGAAACCAGACACTCGGCCAGAGCCCGGTTCAGGTGACGACAGGCCGAGTCCCGCGCCGGACCTAACGGAATCCGCCGATGGCACTCGCTCAACGCCCGCTGCAGCCGCCGGCAGCAGCTGATTTCGCTCGCTTCTTCGCCGCCTCTTTCTTGTCGTGATTCGGCCATCGACAGGGCTAGTGGTGGGGATGACACGTTGGCCCCCACGCACCAAAGACCGACGACTACTACTACGAGGCCTGGTGAAAGAGATCTTGCGGttcttatatttatttattattattcttcGTCTATGCTTTTTGAGAtcttaagagttttttttttttggattaagAATATAATTTGAAAGTAACGCCTTTGAAAATAATATACTTTATGTACTTATTCTTCTACATGGGCAAAACAGAAAAGATAGGCTTTAGCCTTTAATTTCTCTGgtttttttggtaatttttttaattgaaaatttgAGTTTTTGATTTTGAACTAAATTAGcttgttttaaataaagttgatAGAGATTCATTAAGAATATAATATTTTCAGAATATTTATATGAAAAAATTTGGGATGAATAATGAAGCTCAAATCTATATTTATAAGGATGATTATACGTGAAACTTATCTCACTTTAACTAAAAGTAAACATGAAAATTACTTGACACTTTGAGTACAGCATTATATTTGATACTTTGTTGTTGTAGAATTTAGTAACAACACCAAAATAGTGCGTGCTCAAGGATAAGACTGAGAACTCGATTGGTATTTGGAGAATGTAAATAACTTATGCAAGTATTCAAATAATTATGTCATCATGCAAATAACTTTAGAATTTAAGTGGTTCAGTCAGATAAAGTAAGAGTATAATTTGCTATTAACATTTGATAAGTCTATTTATAAGATTATAGGTAACCCTTATATAAATTAGACATAAATGTAATTGTTACAACATTTATCCATCAATTGGACAACTACAAGAATGTATGAAATGCTTTTCAAGTATAAAATAATGTTATAGGACATTCAAAATTTTGGGCAACGAATTTGTGGGATTTGATTCCTCCCAAATACCAACCAACTTAACTACTTATGACTAACTCTCCTAGTTACTTAAAGTTTGTCTATATATACAAGTTGTAGATGTTGTTACAAAACACGATTTTGAATAACAGAGTAAGAGTGAGAAACTCCAAGATTGAACTAGAGAGAAGATCAAGAAAGTGAGAGAAGAGAGTTGAGAAAGAGTGTGGGGTTTCGGGCTAGTGTATTGAGCAATTTCATTATTGTTTTGACAGTGAATTGCTTAGGTGTGTGTGAGAGATTTACACTGAGTTTGAGTGCTTGTTTGTGAGCCACACTTGACTGTATTCTTCCTCCATTGATGATCAATAAAGGCCTCATTGATGGTGTTCCAAAACTGGATGTAGAAGACTAGGAAACTAGTCTTTGAACCAGTATAAATATGTTGTGTATCTGCTCTTTAACATCTGTTTTAAGCTTTACTTGTGCATTGTTTTATGATTTATACATTGTTAGATCCTTACTTACTAATCAATTTGTCTAGTCTAACAAGTGATTTGTGATCTTAAGAGTACAATTTACAACAAAGTTTCTATCCTGATCGCATAATGTGTGCTACTTGTTTACAAAGTAAGTAGATTAGACCTTTTTCATAACATAGTGCATTTGTTATGTGAGGGTGCTCCTTTGATAATGACGATGTTGTTTTCACTATAAAAGATGAAAATACCTCATAATAATTGCCCCCATTTTTTTGGGATTGCTCGCATTATCTGGATATGTTTACATCGATGTCCATTCCAGCGAGAAACATGATAAATTGTGATCAATACATTGATTATTGAGGCAGTGAATGACAATAGGATTATCCTTTTACTCTGTTTGAGACAAGTCAACAAGTATCATCACCTCACATGTTTCTTGATTAGACATTTACCCACCCAAATGCTGGTCGTTGGAGGGAGAATCTCCTGGTACCATATGTCCAACGATCAATGGGACACCtcttattataaataaaaccCTTTGTAATCGaaaaactttttttatttttccttctcaAACAAGTTGAAAATTTTCCCAAATTTCCTCTTAAAATCACAAAGAAATTTCATGTCATTTGTCTTAATTTtatgtaaaataataaaaatatgtctCTAGGTTTAAAGGATTGATTTCTACACATAATCAAAGGCATTTAGAGGTGTGAATCTGTCCTTTTTCTCACTTTTAGACATTGAAACTTATTTTCTACACTTTGAGGTATGATTTGGATATCTCTTTCTATATTTAATGTCATTTCTTGTGTGTTCGCTACTTTATGCTCCATGCTCGACTGTTGTTGATAGAAAATTAGGTATTTTGGGCATTTGTGTCAATTTTTGGACTATACAACTTGAATGTTCGCATGTTATTGTATGAACACCTTAAATGCCCGCACCTCTGGATATGAACTGCTTGAATGATCACACTTTTTAGGATATGAACTGTTTAATGCTTGCATGTTGACCTTATCCAGTGATCTTAAATTTCACTAAGTGTTTGAAATTTATACTTATATTTTCAAACCTTAGAGTCATGGGTGAGGACACTTCACACTTTTTAAGCACACACTAAAGTTTTTCTCATCTTTTAGATGTCAAACGTGATAGCCAAACCCTCAATATGGATGGGGAAGCCTTTGATAATGACTCTTTTCAAACCACCGAGGATGAATATTTTCTTCTTAGTGTTTCAAGTAGTTGTGGAGACTTTAGGGAGTAAGATCAAATCATCAAGGATTCTGTTAGGGTCACTAGAGAGACCAAAAACTTTAAAGCAAATAGCGAGACAACTTTAGCTAGAAACTATCCTTAACCTGTAGACATCTATGGACCAAACTCGCGAGGAAGACATTTTGGTCAATAAAGACAACCCCTCAGTCGTACTTCCATTACAAGGGACTCATTGCGATTGGTCATATGCTAATCTTCTCTCCACGATAATACACAACAAGTTTAACACACTTCCCAAAAACTTTAAAACCAAGACTAGTCTATGTGATCTATATGTTAGTCAATGGGCTCACAAGGTTTTGGCAAAAGTCTTCACCTTTTATGTTGCTCTAATGCACTGGAGATCATCATCCTTTTTCACCTTACATCACAAGAAATAtctgttaggattggttaaaatacaaagccTAAGTGGTATTACATAAGTTAGGTGTAAAACCCTAACGGTTTTACATAATGTAGGTGTgaaatttgaattattgttgtaagcatttaaatattttatttttgagtcTAAAatgatacattgaggtatctaaggatgcccaaaaagtttaggagcatttggaggtgtttaaggtcacttttgagatTTCAGGCATTGCGTCACCTTTTTGAAGGCAACACATTACCTAAGGTTTTAAAACGTAGGCTTGGTACAATAGGCGATGTGTCACCTACTAGTAGGCAATGCATCACTTGGCAGATGACATGTCCCCTACAAACATGCAACACATCGCCTGTTAGGTCCGTACATTGtcatgttttaagctccaaatggtgtgtttaaaagctctaatcctattggttagccttaatgacagtgcctacactataaaatgggTCTTTTAGAGTTTTGATGAATCCTTGATCACACTTCTCCTCTCTCTCTGTTACCTCTCTCTCTCATGCTCTCCAAGATCACAAGTTTTCTCTAAGAAATTCATCAAGAAAGTGTTTGTCTTGATAATTTCAATTCCAATTCCCtttcctcttagaaaaagccTCAATAATCAATGGTTGgttaggaaatagagaatttggacagcAATACTACTTGTGTATAAGCATTTTGATGTTTCTCCCTTAAGATTGAAGTTATCAAGTAGTGTTGTACAACGTTCTTCTTGTCGACATAGTTTGGATTTCGTTTTCCAATTTGCACTTCGTTTCCTCCTACATTTTTAAGTTTAATATAGAATATATCTAGATAGGTGGTGTAAGTTCACTCTCCCTCAACAACATCTAGTAGCATATGTTTGATCCAAAATGTTGATGAACAATATTATTCCAACTTTAGGTTATAGGTTTCATatagaaatagtgggggttttgtattAAGTGAAGCCCATTATGTCGAGAAAGCActtgacaaatttagtcatctcaaaatcaaatagGCAAATACATCTTTCGATTCAAACATGAAGCTTGAAAAGAGTGAAGGAAGAGTgctggctcaattggaatatgaaaGTGtaatagggagtctaatgtacaccTCTCATTGTACTAGAGTGGACATAGCATATGTGGTTAGAAACcatagtaggtttactagcaatccaagtatgaaGCATTGGAAGACTTTTGATAGGATTATGGATACCTTAAGTGTACCAAAGAATATAGCCTTCACTATTCAAGTTTTCCAAGGacacttgaaggatattctgacGCTAGTTGGACGGGAGTGGGAGACAATCTCTCCACCATTGgctgggtgtttactcttggaggaggtgttgCTTCTTGGGGTACCAAgaagcaaacttgtatatcacaatCAACCATGGACGtggagtttatagctctagtgaCAACCGACAAAGAGGCTGAGTGgattagggatctcatgttggatatcccttTTACCACGAATCTAGTATCGACaatctcgatacattgtgatagtcaagctactcttgctagagcatataatagtgtgtaaaATGTGAAAtttagacatataagtctaagacatgaatatgtgagataattggttcaagatggaatcatatcaatctcatatgttaagactagtgagaacttagcggattcatttacaaaacctcttatgagaaggttagtaagttccagtTCAAGATGGATATACTATAACTTCTAGAATAAGAGAtccaccaatgatggaaacctaACTCCAACCTTGTTAatatcaagggaaagagttcaatgggtaagaacaagtcattcatAAATGGATAGATTCAACACTAAAACAattgtgagttccatccaagatggttagtgttggttgctaccgagtgagggttaaaCCTATggtttttaatgaagttcagttgagtgcaacaagcatctctaaaggtagaaaACTGTTGTAAGAACCTTATCTATGTGAACTTAAAGGTGGTGCTGCCTCttatgggagttggagtttctcctcaTACAGTTAATGAAAGGATGAGTACATGACCATATTAGTGCTAAGctagaaaagtgggaaaatgaatgatCAAGTGGAGGTATGTGAGGTATCACTGGTACTAGCataaggaatacttggttcaagcttttaagcaaCCAATGATTTCAATAAgaatttgtggtattttcactaaagtAATGTTCAAGTCGAAAGAAACTTTATTTTAGGCAACAAAATTGTCTTGAGCTAGATGAAGAAGTTTGTATTtgaccaagtgggggaatgttaggaAAGGTTAATGCTCTAGGTCTTTTCTGGCCTACTGTCCACGTAACCGCTTAGTGACACATAGCAGCGCTAGACTACTTGGCAACATGTGAACGACATAACAGTTTCTAAGTCCCTGAAAACAGGCCTCGGGACCCTCCGTTGGTTCCTAGCGAATGAATCCTCAGAGGGTGTTGAGGTCAAACCCTTCTGTGACAACTCCCCAGATCCCAGGCATCCTTTCCATTAGGATTTTGGGACCACCTACTCTTTAGGTTTGGAAACCGTAAGGTTAAGCCTATGGCCAGGCGTGTAGCGtcccggaattttacttagctagatagtagtagtagtagtagtagtactactactactactactatctagctaagtaaaattccgggaCGCTACACGCCTGGCCATAGGCCTAACATTACGGTTTCCAAACCTAAAGAGTAGGTGGTCCCAAACCTGAAGAGTAGCAGCTGTAGAGttttagttttcatggatattggtcaaagctgGGATTTAGGTAGAAACTCGtggaaatagttatggattttataagtttaacctatggtttagaaatattaattttttcataagatttaattaatgaatatggtcctagaatattatttattataacctaaggtttagatagatcaaataagagcgtgacacttgtcacatgtatgtttattaaggaattaaggatTTTTGATGaaaagtttaattaaaagaaagatctagaagctctagaaccttccattatctgttaggatcacgttttactcagtcaaagtagttttaatcaatttaaaattatcctgaaatgtgcaaaaacgtgtttgaaatatcagcgtatgtcgatatatcgcagctataagggccgatatattgcctatgattgatacggaaaacacgtcgaattcgcacgaacgaaaccacggaccctcagGATCATGGTacgtaggggcgatatatcgcctaccctaggcgatatatcagctccagtggccaatttttgaatttcttagaattctgaactagaaacagccctcaacaaccttgacttgTTCCTGAACATTTTTTATCGAGTTTTGGGCGTCTGTTGAATATATAATTCCAATTTATGTATTtttcatcatttatttattcattgaaatgggaattagtttcactccttgaactctataaataggacccttcactcagccattctatTCATATTCAAGCAcaattcagagcctccaagctaatAAGATTATTGTAGAgtgaaacactagggtttttggggttaaagctttcaaatctaaagcttttataaacacttggaaagtgagtttttgtgtgatttcggtgtttgaggtatagatcaaggctctaagctatccaaggtattcattatcttcaggtttagttcattatagtttcttcttattctttcattttcttcaaatcctaacttgtgatagtgacttttggttaggtgttcaatccctttgaaacataaggtttttgcTAAGTTTTTATCTCGATGGGTTAGATCTTCTTTTCAaattcatttctttagaaacatATGGtctctttatgtttggttttaggagtttcaatcccgctcttgtctccaatattccagtttttggtaaggaaaattagatagtttactattatgacttagtttatgtagtttatgatatagtttatattTGTATGACCTAaaatttcaggtacaataaaggggtaaatgtttctggacctaaggtgtccaatgatgtatgagggacttatgtccggtaggctcggttgccaaaactttatgacggatctaagtgatgtccggtgtatgacagacttatgtccggggcttagttgccacccctgtataaacacttatctttttattatatctgatttgttattatagttatgattatgatatatgacctatagttatgatttatgacctatgacctatagttatgattatgacctatgacctatgacctatgatttatgatatatgacgTATAAAGTAAGATTTATGATTTAGAGttatgacttaagctatgatatgacctagaggtttgtgtttgtatgactcttgtgaatttatgttatgcttgattatatgactaactcttgtttgcattttccttactgggcttagaagctcactccttatgatgttattatttcaagcaattaaggatagaaaggccggtggcgagtggaacctaagagctttgtgatgtactcatggggaccatatagtcgaggaagatcaagcaggcctatttttataaaagcatgttatttcaaagttttattttaaatgttgctcatttttgtgttaaaacaaaattattttatttttgtaaaatcatggatccatgtcattattttcaagttttaattcaataaagagcaatatttatgaattatgatccaacgttgtgttctcggtaatctatgagaaattagggcgttacaaggcgACACCTGTGATTTACCTATTGTGTAATGAATATTCCCCAAAGAATGTGGGAATAGAATGTAATGTAATAAAGGCTAACATCCCCACTAGCTCCCCTCATGCCACCTATAAATAGGTAATGAATGGGTCATTTGTAAGGATACAAAACCCTAGTTTTTGGACTCCTAATTACCTTGGAGCATGACAATCCTCTCCCCAAGTTGTAAACCCTAAAAATCTTGTGATTCTGGCAAGCTTTCTgcaatactagtgactcgtggactaggcattgTTAAcgaccgaaccacgtaaaaatatacTTTTTCGATTCATTTCTATTAGCTTTTCATCTTGTTTTATCGAGTTGACAGAAACTACCATCCCGAGATTGAATGCCTCCTCTTTGGCACTCATCAGAGAAAACTTCTAGGAGGTCTCAACAACCTCGTTGATATCCTCTTCCAAGGTCCCCAAGCCTGGTGTCTACAACTCAAGAGGTTCATCGACCACCACAATTGGAAAAATGCGCTTTTCCCTTCGACGCGGGTTGACAATATCGAACATGTAGAGACGATCAACCCTTTGCTCGATGCCAATAAGTCCTGCCTCCCTCAGCCGAGCAGTGGTGGTCAGCAACAAAATATCCCTCTTTTCATGAGAGAGGGCGTGAATGGTTTGAGCCCTGACTAGGTACTTATCCTTCTGAGTGGGCCTTGAATATTGAACTATGAAGGAGAACATTGGGGTATAGACTAGGGAAGCCAAACCTAGTGATGAGTAAGAGAATAGGAAAGTACGATTACTTACCGACTCGATTAAAGGCCAAACAGAGTCAGTGGTTATTTCATTTGTCGAAGCCTTTTGTGAAGAAAAAATTGTTTTTGGATTCTTGGGGTTTGTTCTCATTATGTAGTGTTCGATAGGGAGAAGCCCACTTTGTTAACTGGTAGAAGCCATCTTACTCTCAATCTCCTTTCTTGGGGGTCTCTTTCAATTGGAAATTGTAATGGATCTCTTCAGGGCTCAGGAGGACGCAATTCTTCTCCTTACATAGAATGTAGAATGCCACCAGTAGTCGGTAGACATTCGGGATAAGTTGGAAAGGCAAGATCCGCACCTACACCAAGAAATCAATGTAGTACTGATGGAGTGGAAGGTCACCCCCTTCAAGAAGGGCTTCTCTCCATGCCGATAACCCATTGTACGAGTAACATGCTCTCTCTAACCTATTGGGGATCCTGTTGATTAAATGAGTATAGGAGATCCCATAGTGCTCCTCGATGGCTCCAAGCACATCCACTAAGGTCAGCTTTGAGAAGATGTTTTTCTGACTCGAAGTGAGTGGCTCGAGGAGGAGATTTTTAGGGATATAGCACAGGCCCCATGGGCGGTAGAGCGCTCGAAGGACCTACTAGGGAAGGTGGAAATTCAGTCATCGAGCTAGGAAGTGCCACGGCCACCTCAGCTAAGGAAGAAGGTGGATCGGATGCCAAGATAGCTCGGGTGCATTCTACGAACCCTCAACACCTCCCTTCATGGAGTTCCCTGAACTTGCGAGCTATAGTCTCCCTTGAGATGGCTAAGTCTTTGCGCTCCCAACTCTCCCTTTGCAAGCGAAGGTTTCTAGACAGAGAAGACTCCTCGATGACTGGTTCCTCTGGCTCATCACAAAGCAACGATAGAAATCTTGAATTAAAAGAGTGGTACCCGTTTGAGCGCAACTCTTCGAgtttgttgtaccccaaaatcaCGGGATGAATTACTTAGCACGAGGTGCAACTGAAAAAAAAGTGTATGAAGAAAACGTACATCTTgttaactctggagtgagcaaCTCGATCTTACTTGACAACATATGACAACCAGAGAGTCTCCAGATCGCTCCTTATGCCAACAACTTGGTTCAGGTACGCATCGTCTGGATCACCCTTGTGACACTCTGGACATTACCCGTGTTAGTTCGCATTGGTCTTACAACATCCAACTCGAGGAGTGCGTTCAGCTTGCAGAAGCCTGACTAAGACCCACAGTGAAGGATCCTAAAAGACTCAAAGATTCCTCATACACCCCATAAATTCCTCGATTTTATTATGTATCTATTACTCGATATAACATGTATAGAATTAATAGGcaattatatatttatgtaaatgagaaGTTACCCAAATTTATAAGTTACCATGTTAATGTACGGTTCTCCAAAATTTTCCATGAGCATCTcttataaatacaaggggaatgggCAGGAAAAGGGATCGACTTTTTATATGCATAAACTCTCCTAAATTGTCATAAAAATTTTCATCGAATGCCCTAAatagatcaataagagtgacttgtagaataggtggattttaaccattaaaccacgtaaaatcgtgtgagcatttttttttctcatttcatTCTATTCAATTTATTAAACGCATAGTCTCTCTATTGTCAGATTTATAAATCCACTATTGTTGGAAAATT
It encodes the following:
- the LOC133801500 gene encoding uncharacterized protein LOC133801500 — translated: MAESRQERGGEEASEISCCRRLQRALSECHRRIPLGPARDSACRHLNRALAECLVSTTCPEQYEAVKSLCSSSGTVLKRSQCQEAQLSLSVCLSYYQTST